From the genome of Solanum stenotomum isolate F172 chromosome 5, ASM1918654v1, whole genome shotgun sequence:
aaagtgaagagagGGAGTATGATTTTTAACCTTTTCATTACCGTTGGTTGCTTTTCGTTGATTTAGTCGTATTGTTTGTCTTCAAGTCAAAAAGAGTTGATGCATGCACTTGTCATGCCAACCCTGCAATAATTTTACAGACTCACCAAAGGTAGACCCATATGCATAGAAGAGCATCTTTGTTTTCTTTAGAAGACACGTGGCACCCACCATTCATGTGGAAAATGGTCTCAAACAtcaataaaaaaagtttttgagtATCTAAAGGGGTTGAAAGAAGCTCTTTAAATGATTCCATTAAGTGGGTACTACATAGATGCCCACTATTCAATTCCCACCAAAAAACAAAAGTTTACCTATAATTCAATTTTGCGAAAATGTTCGATAGAAAATACAGTATATTAGTGACGgaatcaaaaaatttaacttgAGCAGTtcaaaattttgcaaaaatgtTCGATAGAAAATACAGTATATTAGTGATGgaatcaaaaaatttaacttaagCAGTTCAAAATTTGGATGAACCCCTAACTACAAGTTGGCTCCGTcctaatattaatataattagtgTTTTACTAGATATACATGCTCTTATATTATTTGCTCTATATATGTCTCTTCACTCTTTAATACAATAGTGGACATGAAATGTATTTAGCACTTTGTCATGAAATGAGTTCAaaagattttacttttttataaaatGGTTGTTACATATTGAGGTTTTCATGTAAGATTTAGTAGACAAGGTAAGGTACCTATACTAGTGGAAAATAACAAGTTTTGAATCCTAACATTGATGGAAAATAACAAATATCCGATAAAGAGTGCTTCCGATGATGGAAATAACAAATAACCGATAAGGTATTTTGAGTGCTGAATAACATGAAACCTTTAAATTTATTAGGGGGGTTTTAATTTCACAAGAGAGTAGaatttgaaagagaaaaaaactaGCTTTAAAGATGAAACTGTACCAAACgaacaaaataaaaaggttCATACATTAATTGATTAATCCTCATacacaaaatcaaacaattaaaCAAGAAAAATTTGAACTTGTGAATGAaatttctcttctcttcttctctggTTATGAGGCACTTGCTTAGTTGGTTTGGTTGCTGCGGAAAGATCCCAAAGCTTTTACAGCTCCAGCTCTCAATACAAACTGATGGTATATTGCTGCTGCCATTGCTCCCACCATTGGTCCGACCCAGAAAATCCACTGCACGAGTAATAATTGTTATACAGTCTCCCAAAGATAATAATAACGTTAAATCTGTCGTAAATTAGTAAAAACTTACTTGGTCATCCCAGATTTTTTCGTGGCCGTAAATGACTGCAGCTCCAAAGCTCCTAGCTGGGTTAATACCAGTTCCAGTAACGGGGATGGTAGCCAAATGAACCATGAAAACAGCAAATCCAATTGGAAGAGGAGCCAAAACCTTCATGTCCAAATTAAATTCTTCGTGTTAGTattgaaaagaacaaaaaacagaGCATACCACTGCACCACTATACTTTAGTGAACCAACAGTTTTTGTCGTCTATTTCAGATTTACTAGACCCAAAAACAGAGCAAACAGGGAAGTTATTACTATTCGacaacatatttatatttgcCGTCTATATATGAATTTGAAACTTTTCTTGTGAGAGGGTAACTACTTACAGGGACGTGGGAATCGCGAGCGCTTCTTTTTGGGTCAGTAGCAGAGAAGACGGTGTAAACAAGCACAAAAGTTCCAATAATTTCAGCACCCAAAGCAGTTCCTTTGCTGTAACCAGGTTGCACAAAGTTAGCACCTCCGCCTTCTGTGTTGTAGTAATGCTTCATGAACAACTTAACGAAACCAACACCACAAAT
Proteins encoded in this window:
- the LOC125865199 gene encoding aquaporin PIP2-7-like produces the protein MSKDIIEEGQAHHHGKDYVDPPPAPLLDMAELTKWSFYRAVIAEFIATLLFLYVTVATVIGHKKLNALDQCDGVGILGIAWAFGGMIFVLVYCTAGISGGHINPAVTFGLFLARKVSLIRAVAYIIAQSLGAICGVGFVKLFMKHYYNTEGGGANFVQPGYSKGTALGAEIIGTFVLVYTVFSATDPKRSARDSHVPVLAPLPIGFAVFMVHLATIPVTGTGINPARSFGAAVIYGHEKIWDDQWIFWVGPMVGAMAAAIYHQFVLRAGAVKALGSFRSNQTN